A window of the Anoplopoma fimbria isolate UVic2021 breed Golden Eagle Sablefish chromosome 17, Afim_UVic_2022, whole genome shotgun sequence genome harbors these coding sequences:
- the tnnt2b gene encoding troponin T, cardiac muscle isoforms, whose product VVEEEEEEEEEEEVEDEAKHRPGFVPGMAPPKIPDGEKVDFDDIHRKRMEKDMNELHTLIDAHFEKRKKEEEELLNLTDRIETRRSERAEQMKIRAEREKERQNKVNEEKARKEGEEAKKKADDDARKKMILSNLSFTGYKQTQPGAKKPTEREKKKKILNERRKEINVDHMKEDKLREKAKELWDWARQLEAEKFELQYKQAKQKYEITVLRNRVSDHQKVSKGTRSKRGLRK is encoded by the exons gtagtagaggaggaggaggaggaggaggaagaggaggaggtagaaG ATGAGGCAAAGCACAG GCCTGGTTTTGTGCCCGGCATGGCACCTCCTAAAATCCcagatggagagaaagtggACTTTGAT GACATTCATCGAAAACGAATGGAGAAGGACATGAACGAGCTCCACACTCTGATTGATGCTCACTTTGAGAAGCgtaagaaggaggaagaagagcttCTCAACCTCACAGATCGCATT GAGACACGCAGgtcagagagagcagagcagatgaAGAtcagggcagagagagaaaaggaacgGCAGAACAAAGTAAAT GAAGAGAAAGCGAGAAAAGAAGGGGAAGAGGCGAAGAAGAAAGCAGACGACGATGCAAGGAAGAAGATGATTCTGTCCAACTTGAGTTTCACTGGATACAAG CAGACACAGCCTGGCGCGAAAAAACCaacggagagagaaaagaagaagaagatcctAAATGAGCGACGCAAAGAGATAAATGTTGATCACATGAAAGAGGACAAACTCAG GGAAAAAGCCAAGGAGCTGTGGGACTGGGCTCGCCAGCTGGAGGCCGAGAAATTTGAACTGCAGTATAAGCAGGCAAAGCAAAAGTACGAG ATCACGGTGCTGAGAAACCGGGTCAGTGATCATCAGAAAGT TTCAAAGGGTACCAGAAGCAAGCGTGGACTGAGGAAGTAA
- the LOC129106368 gene encoding troponin I, slow skeletal muscle-like codes for MEQSRLVVRPWSELADAKLRLAMGKQEMLYTWNSYNIGALHASPVCHHFAFWQTNVPSARRLDDYVQQRKSKISASRKLMLKSLMVARAKEDLEQEMEEKEEEKAKYLEEKSPSLQISCMCLDELQTLCEELHAIIDVVDEERYDIEAKVLHNSREIKDLNIKVLDLRGKFKRPSLRRVRVSADAILRSLLGSKHKVSLDLRANLKSVKKEDTEKEKTAEVSDWRKNVEAMSGMEGRKKMFDAANQ; via the exons ATGGAGCAGAGCCGGTTAGTTGTCAGACCCTGGTCGGAGCTGGCCGATGCCAAACTACGATTGGCCA TGGGAAAGCAGGAAATGTTGTATACCTGGAATAGTTATAATATCGGGGCTTTGCATGCTTCCCCCGTCTGCCATCACTTTGCTTTCTGGCAGACTAATGTGCCATCAGCACGGCGACTGGATGATTATGTCCAGCAG aGAAAATCTAAAATCTCAGCCTCTCGGAAGCTGATGCTGAAG agcttgATGGTCGCCAGGGCCAAGGAGGATCTGGAGCAGGagatggaagaaaaagaagaagagaaggcgAAGTACCTGGAAGAAAAATCTCCTTCCCTTCAGATCAGCTGCATGTGTTTAGACGAGCTACAG ACTTTATGTGAAGAGCTTCATGCCATAATAGACGTGGTGGACGAGGAGCGGTATGACATTGAAGCCAAAGTGTTGCACAACAGCAGAGAG ATCAAAGACCTGAACATCAAGGTCTTGGACCTGCGGGGGAAGTTTAAGAGACCCAGCCTGAGGAGGGTGAGGGTCTCTGCTGATGCCATCCTGCGCTCCCTGCTGGGCTCCAAACACAAAGTCTCTCTGGATCTGAGAGCTAATCTCAAGTCAGTCAAGAAGGAGGACACAGAAAAG GAGAAGACGGCGGAGGTGAGTGACTGGAGGAAGAACGTGGAGGCCATGTCGGGCATGGAGGGCCGCAAGAAGATGTTTGACGCAGCAAACCAGTAG